In Streptomyces venezuelae, the sequence CAGGCACATCCGCAGCTGGACGGGGTGGCTTCCGAGGGCCAGGCACTCGGGGCAGGTGTGGTGCGAGGGCACCGGTTCGGGACGCGGCAGTTCGGCAACGTGGGTGCACTCGCTCATCGCATTCTCCTTGTACCGGAACCCCGGCCTTCAGTCTCGGGGCGAACCGCGCGCACGGGCCGGAGCTGCGATGCAGCGGAGTGTCGATGCGTCACGCTTTGACCGGAGCTTGATCTCGTACAGAATACGTTCCCGCCGTGCGAGTCATGGGGATCTCCTCGGCCAAGCCCGCGCGTTCGGGGCGAGCGGCCGACGATTGAGGTGGATCTTCGATGGAGGTATTGCCGCTGGTGGCGCTGATCGCCGGCAGCGCGGCCGTCGCGGGGCTGGCCCGCCGGACCCCGGTGCCCGCGCCGCTGCTGCTGGTCGCCGCCGGTCTGCTGGCCGGCTACGTGCCGGGGGTGCCCGCCTACACGCTCGACCCGCACATCGTGCTGCCGTTGCTGCTCCCGCCGCTGCTCTACACGGCCGCCGTGGACAGCTCGTACCTGGACCTGCGCGCGAACATCCGGCCCATCGCGATGCTCTCGGTGGGCTACGTGCTCTTCGCGACGCTCGCCGTCGGGTACGCGGCGTACCTGCTGGTGCCGGGGCTCTCCGTGCCGGTCGCGCTGGTGCTGGGCGCGGTGATCGCCCCGCCGGACGCCGTCGCCGCCACCGCGATCGCCCGCAAGCTCCGGCTGCCGAACCGGATCACGACCATCCTGCAGGGCGAGTCCCTGGTCAACGACGCCACCGCGATCACCGCCTACAAGGTGGCCCTGGCGGCCGCGGTCGGGGTGAGCGCCGGCTGGGCGGGCGGGGTCGCGGAGTTCCTGCTCGCCTCGGTCGGCGGTATCGGCGTGGGCCTGCTGCTGATGGTGCCGATCCACCACCTGCGCACCCGGCTGAAGGAGCCCCTGCTCCAGAACACGCTGTCGCTGCTGATCCCCTTCGTGGCCTACGCGGCCGCCGAGCGGGTGCACGCCTCCGGGGTGCTCGCGGTGGTCGTCGTGGCGCTGTACCTCGGGCACCGGAACTGGCAGGTCGACTTCGCCACCCGGCTCCAGGAGGAGGCGGTGTGGAGGGTGGTCGCCTTCGTGCTGGAGTCGGTGGTCTTCGCGCTGATCGGGCTGCAGCTGCCCGTGGTCCTCAAGGGGCTCGGCGAGTACGACGGCGTCCACGCGGCCTGGTACGCGATCGCCGTGTTCCTGGCGGTGGTGGTGGCCCGGTTCCTGTGGGTGTTCCCGGCGACCTTCGTGCCCCGCTGGATGTCGCCGCGGATCCGGGACCGGGAGCCGGAGACCGACTGGAAGGCCCCGGTGATCGTCGGATGGGCCGGGATGCGCGGCGTGGTCTCGCTGGCCATCGCCTTCTCCGTGCCGATGTCGGTGCCGCACCGGAACCTGATCCTCTTCCTGACCTTCACCACGGTCATCGGGACGCTGGTGGTGCAAGGGCTGACGCTGCCGCCGCTGATCCGGGCGCTGAAGCTGCCGCCGAAGGACGTGCAGGCCGAGACCCTGGCGGAGGCGCAGGCACAGTCCGAGGCCTCGCGGGCGGCCGAGGAGCGGCTGGCGGAGCTGCTGGAGGAACCGGAGAACAGCACGCTGCCGCCGCCGCTGGCGGACCGGCTGCGGACGGTCATGGAGCGTCGGCGCAACGCGGTGTGGGAGCGGCTGGGCGAGGTCAACCCGGAGACGGGGGAGTCGGCGGACGACGTCTACCGGCGGCTCGCGCGGGAGATGATCGCGGCCGAACGGGAGGTCTTCGTGACGCTGCGGGACCAGCGGCGGATCGACGACGAGATGCTGCGGGCGCTCCTGCGCAGGCTGGACCTGGAAGAGGCCGCGGCCTACCGCGAGGAGGGCTGAGCGCGGTCACGGACGGCCGGTGACCACCGCGGCGAGGGTCGTACCGCGCGGGAAGGCGCCGGCCGCGGTGAGCTCGGTCAGGGCCCAGAGCAGCTTGGCCACGTAGATCCGCTCCACCGGGAGGCCGTGCCGGGACCCGAACTCGGCGGCGAAGGCCTCCAGCGCGTCGGGGACCCGGGCGTAGCCGCCGTGGTGGAAGTCCTCGGCGAGGGTCCAGGAGCCGGCCGGTCCCCCGAAGGCGGCCGCCTGGAGGGAACGTATCTCCGCGGCCAGGAACCCGCCCGCCAGGACCGGGACCCCGAGCGCCCGCTGCCCGGGGTCCAGTCCGGCCGCGAGGCCCGCCAGCGTCCCGCCGGTGCCGCAGGCGACCGCCACCACGTCGGCGGCGCCGCGCAGCTCCCGGCCGAGCTCGGCACAGCCGTGCAGGGCCGGGGCGTTGCTCCCGCCCTCGGGGACCACGTACGCACCGCCCGCGCCCGCCGCGTCCACCAGCCGGGCCAGCTCCTGCGGCTCGGCCTTGCGGCGGTACTCCGACCGGGACACGAAGTGCAGCCGCATCCCGTCGGCGGCGCACCGGGCGAGCGAGTCGTTCAGGGGCCGCCCGGCCAGCTCGTCCCCGCGCACGATGCCGACCGTCCGCATGCCGAGCAGCCGCCCGGCGGCGGCGGTGGCCCGCAGGTGGTTGGAGTACGCCCCGCCGAAGGTGACCAGGCCGTCGTGGCCGGCGTCCCGGGCCGCGCGCAGGTTGGGTGCGAGCTTGCGCCACTTGTTGCCGGGCAGCTCCGGATGCACGAGGTCGTCCCGCTTGAGCAGCAGCCGTACGCCGTGCCGCTCGAACCTGTCGTCACGGACCTCCTGCAACGGCGACGGCGGGCGCGGCTGCAGGAGGGCGTCGGGACCAGGGGAACGTTCCACCCGTCCATTGTGGCCCGGGGCCGCGGCAGCCCGGGCTCAGCGGGCCATCCAGGGGACGCGGCAGGCGTGGGGGGCCGAACCCTCGGGGCAGAGTGTCCTGAGCACCGTCCCGCGGATCGAACGCCAGGTCCGCAGGGAGCACGTCAGGCGGACGCGGAGCTCGACCGGCCGGCGGGCACCCGGCGGGCGGCCGGGGTTCTCCACGGCCCACTGTTCCGCGAGGAAGTCGTACATGTCGGCGGTCGTCAGCTCGCCCTCCGGCATGGTGTCCACGACGGTCCGGCCGACGATCCGGGCGCACCTGGGGCCCACCGCGTCATCGACGAGCCGGTCGACCCAGGCCAGGCCCTCGTCGTCCGCATAAAGGCCGAACCGAAGCTCGCGCGTCCTCATCGGGCCGCTCCTTCGAGGGCGGCGGTGAACCAGGAGTGGACGGGCGCGGTGGTGGGCGCGGCCGGCCAGCCGTTGACGGTGGCCAGGAGCTGCCAGTAGCGCTCGGTGTGCGGGTCGCCGGTCGGCCGCAGGCGGGCGAGGAGCCAGCGGCGCAGGTCGCCCGCCCCGGCGCGCCCGAAGGCTTCCGCGTAGAGGGCCGCCAGCGAGGCGGGGAGGGACTCGCCCACGGCGGACGCGGGAGCGAGGCCGGAGGCGACGGCCTCGTCGAGCCGGTCGCGCAGCGCGCGGTCGATGGCGTCCTGCAGGGCGGCGACGTCCTCCTGCCCGGAGGGCTCCCGTGCCTGTTCCTCGGCCGTGCGGCGCAAGGCGCCGCGGAAGTCCGGGTCCTCGCACATCCCGGCGAGTTCCACCCAGGCCTCGACCTGTCCGGGTGTCGGGTCGTCGGGGAGCTCGGGCAGGGCGGAACGCAGCAGGGCCACGAACTCGGGGTTCGCGTGCGGGCCCTCGAAAGCGGCGTCGACGAAGCCGGAGACCAGGCGGCGCCGTTCGGCCCGGGAGAGCGTGGCGAGTCGGTGCATGAGGTCCATCTCCATGGGGGTGGGGGTGCGTCCGGCGACCGTGCGGAGCAGCGCGCGGCGCAGGAGCAGGGTCCGGATCTGTACGTCCAGGGCGTCGGCGAGGGCTTCCGCGGCCTCCGGTACGGACGCCTCGCGGTCCAGCACCTTGCGTACGGTCGCCAGGTCCAGCCCGAGACCGCGCAGGGTGCGGGTCAGCTCCAGGCGGGCGAGCGCGCCGGCGTCGTAGAGCCGGTACCCGGCCGGGCTGCGCCCGGTCGGCGGGACGATGCCCTGGTCGGAGCAGAACCGGACGGTCTTCACCGACAGGCCGGTGCGGCGCGCGAGTTCGCCGATGGAGTGGAGCGGTTCGCTGTCCATGCCCCCACTCTGGGGTCTCCCCCCACGGGAGACTCAACCGGGGCCGGGGAACCGTCCTGCGGCCCGGTTCCGGAGGACCTTCTTCCAGGAACCGGGCCGCGTGGCCCCTGGGGGCTACTGCTTCAGGCGCTCGGCGATACGGCCGCGCATGGCGTCCATCGTGAAGCCCCTCGGATCGACCTTGCCGGGCTGCCATTCGCGGTGCCCGATGACCGAGCGGGCCGTCCAGCGGTGGAAGCGGCAGATGGCCGCCGACACCCTGGCGATGGCGTCGAGCTGGACCGCCGGCCAGGGGTCCTCGCCGTCGCCGAGGTTCTCGCACTCGAAGCCGTAGAAGTACCGGTTGCCGTCGGTGTCCGTCTCGTTGTCCGGCGGCAGCCGCTTCTCCGCGATCACGGCTGCCAGGAC encodes:
- a CDS encoding MerR family transcriptional regulator, which encodes MDSEPLHSIGELARRTGLSVKTVRFCSDQGIVPPTGRSPAGYRLYDAGALARLELTRTLRGLGLDLATVRKVLDREASVPEAAEALADALDVQIRTLLLRRALLRTVAGRTPTPMEMDLMHRLATLSRAERRRLVSGFVDAAFEGPHANPEFVALLRSALPELPDDPTPGQVEAWVELAGMCEDPDFRGALRRTAEEQAREPSGQEDVAALQDAIDRALRDRLDEAVASGLAPASAVGESLPASLAALYAEAFGRAGAGDLRRWLLARLRPTGDPHTERYWQLLATVNGWPAAPTTAPVHSWFTAALEGAAR
- a CDS encoding 1-aminocyclopropane-1-carboxylate deaminase/D-cysteine desulfhydrase, which translates into the protein MERSPGPDALLQPRPPSPLQEVRDDRFERHGVRLLLKRDDLVHPELPGNKWRKLAPNLRAARDAGHDGLVTFGGAYSNHLRATAAAGRLLGMRTVGIVRGDELAGRPLNDSLARCAADGMRLHFVSRSEYRRKAEPQELARLVDAAGAGGAYVVPEGGSNAPALHGCAELGRELRGAADVVAVACGTGGTLAGLAAGLDPGQRALGVPVLAGGFLAAEIRSLQAAAFGGPAGSWTLAEDFHHGGYARVPDALEAFAAEFGSRHGLPVERIYVAKLLWALTELTAAGAFPRGTTLAAVVTGRP
- a CDS encoding Na+/H+ antiporter; the encoded protein is MEVLPLVALIAGSAAVAGLARRTPVPAPLLLVAAGLLAGYVPGVPAYTLDPHIVLPLLLPPLLYTAAVDSSYLDLRANIRPIAMLSVGYVLFATLAVGYAAYLLVPGLSVPVALVLGAVIAPPDAVAATAIARKLRLPNRITTILQGESLVNDATAITAYKVALAAAVGVSAGWAGGVAEFLLASVGGIGVGLLLMVPIHHLRTRLKEPLLQNTLSLLIPFVAYAAAERVHASGVLAVVVVALYLGHRNWQVDFATRLQEEAVWRVVAFVLESVVFALIGLQLPVVLKGLGEYDGVHAAWYAIAVFLAVVVARFLWVFPATFVPRWMSPRIRDREPETDWKAPVIVGWAGMRGVVSLAIAFSVPMSVPHRNLILFLTFTTVIGTLVVQGLTLPPLIRALKLPPKDVQAETLAEAQAQSEASRAAEERLAELLEEPENSTLPPPLADRLRTVMERRRNAVWERLGEVNPETGESADDVYRRLAREMIAAEREVFVTLRDQRRIDDEMLRALLRRLDLEEAAAYREEG